The Sus scrofa isolate TJ Tabasco breed Duroc unplaced genomic scaffold, Sscrofa11.1 Contig434, whole genome shotgun sequence genome includes a window with the following:
- the LOC100512706 gene encoding olfactory receptor 7A17-like, producing MGPDNDTQISTFLLLGLSKEPESQPLTFGLFLSMYLITVFGNLLIILSVSSDSHLHTPMYFFLSNLSFVDICFTSTTIPKMLVNIQTENKLITYTGCITQLYFSTLFGGWDNFLLAVMAYDRFFAICHPLHYMVKMSPQFCGLLVLVSWILGALNSLLQTLMVLQLSFCTDLEIPHFFCDLDEVVKLSCSDTFLNDTVLYFSAGLLAGGPLAGILYSYSKIVSTICRISSAQGKYKAFSTCASHLSVVSLFYFSVLGDYLGDYLMSASTYSSHSTAVASVMYTVVTPMLNPFIYSLRNKDLKGALKRFCEMAGVKWTTVLKVMNCP from the coding sequence ATGGGACCAGACAATGATACCCAAATTTCaacatttcttcttctgggattaTCAAAGGAACCAGAATCTCAGCCCCTCACATTCgggcttttcctctccatgtacctgatcactgtgtttggaaacctgctcatcatcctttctgtcagctctgactcccacctccacacacccatgtacttcttcctctccaatctgtcctttgtggacatatgttttacttccaccaccatcccaaagatgctggtgAATATACAGACAGAGAATAAACTTATAACCTATACAGGCTGCATCACCCAGTTGTATTTTTCCACACTCTTTGGAGGTTGGGATAACTTTCTTCttgctgtgatggcctatgaccgcttctTTGCCATTTGCCACCCCCTGCACTACATGGTCAAAATGAGCCCCCAGTTCTGTGGACTTCTGGTGCTGGTGTCCTGGATCTTGGGTGCCCTGAACTCCTTGCTACAAACCCTAATGGTGTTACAACTCTCCTTCTGTACAGACTTGGAAatcccccactttttctgtgatcTCGATGAAGTGGTCAAACTTAGCTGTTCTGACACTTTTCTTAATGACACTGTGTTGTATTTTTCAGCTGGGCTGCTGGCTGGTGGCCCCCTTGCTGGTATCCTTTATTCTTACTCTAAGATAGTTTCCACCATATGTAGAATCTCATCAGCTCAAGGgaagtataaagcattttccacctgtgcctctcacctctcagttgtctccctgttttatttttcagtcctaGGAGATTACCTAGGAGATTACCTTATGTCTGCTTCTACCTACAGCTCACACTCGACTGCAGtagcctcagtgatgtacacagtggtcacacccatgctgaaccccttcatctacagtctgaggaatAAAGACCTAAAGGGGGCTCTGAAGAGATTCTGTGAGATGGCAGGTGTAAAATGGACTACTGTCCTGAAGGTGATGAACTGCCCTTGA